A genomic stretch from Bradyrhizobium quebecense includes:
- a CDS encoding dienelactone hydrolase family protein, translating to MTNRAGLATLLAVLLVGSADGKPAAAAEAPSVLVEFESPLNNAQPLQGLLRRPERPGLLPAVVLLHGCSGQWRELDERWGKRLAAWGYVTLTVDRFGPRGISNTCTGDVPAATVHDAYRALSFLSRQSMVDPTRIAVIGFSQGGWLALFSVEHGAIEVNATEKFRAAVAFYPRCLGIKGNMTVPTLIMVGELDDWTPAQECRNLAEGRDDDGISRQQGLGYPIELIVYPGAHHDFDVPQYRTPGRLLSHHLEFNEQARDQSIDALRKFLYATIGGQERPR from the coding sequence ATGACGAACCGGGCCGGACTTGCCACCCTCCTCGCCGTGCTCCTGGTCGGGAGCGCGGACGGCAAGCCTGCGGCAGCAGCCGAAGCGCCCTCTGTGCTGGTCGAGTTCGAAAGCCCGCTCAACAACGCGCAGCCACTGCAGGGCCTGTTGCGGCGGCCGGAGCGACCGGGTCTCCTGCCCGCCGTGGTGTTGCTGCATGGCTGCAGCGGGCAGTGGCGAGAACTCGACGAGCGCTGGGGCAAACGGCTCGCGGCCTGGGGCTATGTCACGCTCACCGTGGACCGGTTCGGCCCGCGTGGCATCAGCAACACCTGCACCGGCGATGTCCCTGCCGCAACGGTTCACGACGCCTACCGCGCGCTGAGCTTCCTGAGCCGACAATCCATGGTCGATCCGACACGCATTGCGGTGATCGGCTTTTCGCAAGGCGGATGGCTCGCATTGTTCTCTGTCGAGCATGGCGCGATCGAGGTCAACGCGACGGAAAAATTTCGCGCCGCCGTCGCCTTCTATCCGCGCTGCCTCGGCATCAAGGGCAACATGACCGTGCCGACCCTGATCATGGTCGGCGAACTCGACGACTGGACGCCGGCGCAAGAGTGCCGGAACCTGGCGGAAGGCCGCGACGATGACGGCATCTCGCGGCAGCAGGGCCTTGGTTATCCGATCGAGCTGATCGTCTATCCCGGCGCCCATCACGATTTTGACGTGCCGCAATATCGCACACCGGGGCGGCTGCTCAGTCATCACCTCGAATTCAACGAGCAGGCTCGGGATCAGTCCATCGACGCACTCAGGAAATTCCTGTATGCGACGATCGGCGGGCAAGAGAGACCACGATGA
- the ykgO gene encoding type B 50S ribosomal protein L36 — translation MKVRNSLKSLRGRHRNNRLVRRKGRVYVINKVQRRFKARQG, via the coding sequence ATGAAGGTCCGTAACTCGCTGAAGTCGCTGCGCGGCCGCCATCGCAACAACCGTCTGGTCCGCCGCAAGGGCCGCGTCTACGTGATCAACAAGGTCCAGCGCCGCTTCAAGGCGCGCCAGGGTTGA
- a CDS encoding haloacid dehalogenase type II, which translates to MTIKAIVFDAYGTLYDVQSVAEITEDAFPGYGDIITQVWRIKQLEYSWLRTLMRRYQDFATATRDSLAYTLRCLGLQYDEATFGRIIDKYQHLALYPDAVAALEAMKDKKLAILSNGSPDMLNALVRNSGLDRLLDATISVDAHKVFKPAPEAYTLIEEVLNVPPAEVLFISSNPWDACGAKAFGLNVAWIERVTPEAMALVCVESETVAPLTMFKALRTQMDELGVVPDHRIHGLSELPALVSARS; encoded by the coding sequence ATGACAATCAAAGCAATCGTCTTCGACGCCTATGGCACGCTCTACGATGTCCAGTCGGTGGCCGAAATCACCGAGGATGCATTCCCCGGCTATGGTGACATCATCACCCAGGTCTGGCGCATCAAGCAGCTCGAATACTCCTGGCTGCGCACGCTGATGCGGCGCTACCAGGATTTCGCCACAGCGACCCGCGATTCCCTCGCCTACACGCTGCGCTGCCTTGGCCTGCAATATGACGAAGCGACCTTTGGGCGCATCATCGACAAGTATCAGCATCTTGCGCTGTATCCGGATGCCGTCGCCGCGCTCGAGGCGATGAAAGACAAGAAGCTCGCGATCCTCTCCAACGGCAGCCCTGACATGCTGAACGCGCTGGTGCGCAATTCGGGGCTCGACCGCCTGCTCGATGCGACCATCAGCGTCGATGCCCACAAGGTGTTCAAGCCGGCGCCCGAGGCCTACACGCTGATCGAGGAGGTGCTGAACGTGCCGCCCGCGGAGGTGCTGTTCATCTCCTCCAATCCGTGGGACGCCTGCGGCGCCAAGGCGTTTGGACTCAATGTCGCCTGGATCGAGCGGGTGACGCCGGAGGCGATGGCGCTCGTCTGCGTTGAGAGCGAGACGGTCGCCCCATTGACGATGTTCAAGGCCCTGCGTACCCAGATGGACGAGCTCGGCGTCGTGCCCGATCACCGGATCCACGGCCTCTCCGAGCTTCCCGCCCTGGTGTCTGCCAGATCCTGA
- a CDS encoding SDR family NAD(P)-dependent oxidoreductase, with product MTKKLSGKVALVTGGSRGIGAASARALAAEGASVAISYVASPEKAEAVVAELKGKGVNARAYKADQASSSDVDQLVKTVAKDFGRLDILVNNAGVASGGAVDDPKADTATLARQEAINVDGVITAIRTASKLMGEGGRIVTVGSMLADRASFPGLADYVASKAAVVGYTKGAARDLGPRGITVNVVQPGSIDTDMNPRDGGEFAETQRLQHALQRFGRPEEVAAGVVFLASPEASFVTGTVLNVDGGFGA from the coding sequence ATGACCAAGAAGCTCTCGGGCAAGGTTGCACTCGTCACGGGCGGTTCACGCGGCATCGGCGCGGCCAGCGCCCGCGCACTCGCCGCGGAAGGTGCCAGCGTCGCGATCAGCTACGTCGCGTCTCCCGAAAAGGCGGAAGCCGTCGTCGCCGAGTTGAAGGGCAAGGGCGTCAATGCCCGCGCCTACAAGGCCGACCAGGCCTCGTCATCCGATGTCGATCAGCTGGTGAAGACCGTCGCCAAGGATTTTGGCCGGCTCGACATCCTCGTCAACAACGCCGGCGTCGCATCCGGCGGTGCCGTCGACGATCCGAAGGCCGACACCGCGACACTCGCCCGCCAGGAGGCCATCAACGTCGACGGCGTCATCACCGCGATCCGCACCGCCTCGAAGCTGATGGGTGAAGGCGGCCGCATCGTCACCGTCGGTTCGATGCTCGCCGATCGCGCCTCGTTCCCGGGGCTTGCCGACTACGTCGCCAGCAAGGCGGCCGTCGTCGGCTACACCAAGGGTGCGGCGCGCGACCTCGGACCGCGCGGCATCACCGTCAACGTGGTGCAGCCGGGCTCGATCGACACCGACATGAACCCGAGGGACGGCGGCGAGTTTGCCGAGACGCAACGCTTGCAGCACGCGCTGCAGCGCTTCGGCCGCCCGGAGGAAGTCGCGGCGGGCGTCGTGTTCCTGGCAAGCCCGGAAGCCTCCTTCGTGACCGGCACCGTGCTCAACGTCGACGGCGGCTTCGGCGCCTGA
- a CDS encoding pirin family protein: MIELRPFAELGGADHGWLKAKHHFSFASYYDPANVSHGALRVWNDDEIAPNSGFPAHPHANMEIITYVREGAITHQDSLGNKGRTEAGDVQVMSAGSGIRHSEYNLEPSKTKIFQIWIEPTTKGGHPTWGSKPFPKADRSGKLVTIASGIAGDNDALPIRADARVLATTLRAGESAEYAADKARHLYLVPAAGSIEVNGVRVNARDGAAIRDEAKLKITALEDAELVLVDAA, translated from the coding sequence ATGATCGAACTCAGACCATTCGCAGAGCTCGGCGGTGCGGACCATGGCTGGCTGAAGGCCAAGCACCACTTCTCGTTCGCGAGCTACTACGATCCCGCCAATGTCAGCCACGGCGCGCTGCGGGTGTGGAACGACGACGAGATCGCGCCGAACTCCGGCTTCCCGGCGCATCCGCATGCCAACATGGAGATCATCACCTATGTTCGCGAAGGCGCGATCACGCATCAGGACTCGCTCGGCAACAAGGGACGCACCGAAGCCGGCGACGTGCAGGTGATGAGCGCCGGCAGCGGCATCCGTCACTCCGAGTACAATCTGGAACCGTCCAAGACCAAGATCTTCCAGATCTGGATCGAGCCGACGACGAAGGGCGGTCACCCGACCTGGGGCTCGAAGCCGTTCCCGAAGGCGGACCGCTCGGGCAAGCTCGTCACCATCGCCTCCGGCATCGCCGGCGACAACGACGCGCTGCCGATCCGCGCCGATGCGCGGGTGCTCGCCACCACGCTGAGGGCCGGCGAGAGCGCGGAATACGCCGCCGACAAGGCCCGCCACCTCTATCTGGTGCCGGCGGCCGGCAGCATCGAGGTCAACGGCGTTCGCGTCAATGCGCGCGACGGTGCCGCGATCCGCGATGAAGCCAAGCTGAAGATCACCGCGCTCGAGGACGCCGAGCTCGTGCTCGTCGACGCGGCGTAG
- a CDS encoding tetratricopeptide repeat protein — translation MGFNFLGPGNRRPAILIAALLAVPVLAMPVAAAAQDDPRVVPPPKAQKKLPEAPTKLPKVPADRTRGLDFLFGALKAAPDEDSARHVEARIWALWLQTPSDTAALLMVRAKAALDAQNIDVALKLLDAVIKLRPDYVEAWNRRATIYYLKNDYVRSLGDLQQVLTHEPRHFGALAGVGMIMQDMGDDKRALDAFRKALAVDPYLEKVPQIVKQLTEKVEGRDI, via the coding sequence ATGGGATTCAACTTCCTTGGACCTGGCAACCGCCGGCCGGCGATCCTGATCGCCGCGCTGCTTGCCGTGCCGGTCTTGGCCATGCCTGTCGCCGCCGCCGCGCAGGACGATCCGCGGGTGGTCCCGCCGCCGAAGGCCCAGAAGAAACTGCCCGAGGCCCCGACCAAGTTGCCGAAGGTTCCGGCCGACCGTACCCGCGGGCTGGATTTCCTGTTCGGCGCCCTGAAGGCTGCGCCCGATGAGGACAGCGCCCGCCACGTCGAGGCGCGGATCTGGGCGCTGTGGCTGCAAACCCCGAGCGATACCGCGGCGCTCTTGATGGTGCGCGCCAAGGCTGCGCTCGATGCGCAGAATATCGATGTGGCGCTGAAGCTTCTCGACGCAGTGATCAAGCTCCGGCCCGACTATGTCGAGGCCTGGAACCGGCGCGCGACGATCTATTATCTCAAGAACGACTACGTCCGTTCGCTGGGAGACCTGCAGCAGGTGTTGACCCATGAGCCCCGCCATTTCGGCGCGCTGGCGGGTGTCGGCATGATCATGCAGGACATGGGCGACGACAAGCGCGCGCTGGACGCCTTCCGCAAGGCGCTGGCTGTCGATCCCTATCTCGAGAAGGTGCCGCAGATCGTCAAGCAGCTGACCGAGAAGGTCGAAGGCCGCGACATCTGA
- a CDS encoding DUF5996 family protein, whose product MTNTRKTRWPELPTAAWRDSCATLQLFTQIAGKIRLTKSPWLNHSWHVTLYVTARGLTTSPIPDGDRTFQIDFDFIDHVLRISTSDGAERQFALASQSVASFYAAIMTHLKELGIDVAIDEIPNEVADPIPFSQDAQHASYDADAVRRFHQILVNCDRVFKQFRTGFLGKASPVHFFWGSFDLAVTRFSGRTAPRHPGGVPHLPDEVAHEAYSHEVSSAGFWPGGGAIDYPAFYSYAYPEPAGYRSTPVRPDAAFFSETLGEFILPYDAVRMAADPDMALLEFLQSSYEAAAINANWDRAALECAPGQPGVVRGV is encoded by the coding sequence ATGACCAACACACGGAAGACCCGCTGGCCGGAACTGCCGACGGCGGCGTGGCGCGACAGCTGTGCCACGCTCCAGCTCTTCACCCAGATCGCCGGCAAGATCCGGCTGACGAAATCGCCCTGGCTCAACCACTCCTGGCACGTCACGCTCTATGTCACGGCGCGCGGGCTGACGACCTCGCCGATCCCCGATGGCGACCGCACGTTTCAAATCGACTTCGATTTCATCGATCACGTGCTCCGCATCTCGACCAGCGACGGTGCCGAACGGCAATTCGCGCTGGCCAGTCAATCGGTCGCGAGCTTCTACGCGGCGATCATGACCCATCTGAAGGAGCTCGGAATCGACGTCGCCATCGACGAGATACCGAACGAAGTCGCCGACCCGATCCCGTTTTCGCAGGATGCGCAGCATGCCTCGTACGACGCGGATGCCGTGCGCCGGTTTCACCAGATTCTCGTGAACTGCGATCGCGTGTTCAAGCAATTCCGGACCGGCTTTCTCGGCAAGGCGAGCCCGGTGCATTTTTTCTGGGGCAGCTTCGATCTCGCGGTGACGCGCTTCTCAGGCAGGACGGCACCGCGGCACCCCGGCGGCGTGCCCCATTTGCCCGACGAGGTGGCGCACGAGGCCTATTCGCACGAGGTCAGCAGCGCCGGCTTCTGGCCGGGCGGCGGCGCCATCGACTATCCCGCATTCTATTCCTACGCCTATCCGGAACCCGCGGGCTATCGCAGCACGCCGGTGCGACCCGACGCGGCATTCTTCAGCGAGACCCTCGGCGAATTCATCCTGCCCTACGACGCGGTGCGGATGGCTGCGGACCCGGATATGGCGCTGCTCGAATTCCTGCAATCGAGCTATGAGGCCGCGGCCATCAACGCCAACTGGGACCGTGCTGCGCTGGAATGCGCACCGGGCCAGCCGGGTGTGGTCAGAGGGGTCTGA
- a CDS encoding GNAT family N-acetyltransferase, translated as MTALATHDEVVATLLGVRTGSRYVMIRISNAGEKWSACSPGRLIIDRTIEALHKDGVREFDFSIGNYSYKRRFGPQRTPLVDLSAPLSWRGQPYALRHRAVLALRHYPELTARLKQALGKATPSREDD; from the coding sequence ATGACCGCACTTGCGACCCATGACGAGGTGGTGGCGACGCTGCTCGGCGTCCGCACCGGCTCGCGCTACGTCATGATCCGCATCAGCAATGCGGGCGAGAAATGGTCGGCCTGTTCGCCGGGCCGGCTGATCATCGATCGCACCATCGAAGCGCTGCACAAGGACGGTGTGCGGGAGTTCGATTTCTCGATCGGCAATTACAGCTACAAGCGGCGGTTCGGACCGCAGCGCACGCCGCTGGTCGATCTCAGCGCACCCTTGAGCTGGCGCGGACAGCCGTACGCGCTGCGCCACCGAGCCGTGCTGGCGCTGCGTCATTATCCGGAACTCACCGCGCGGCTGAAACAGGCGCTCGGCAAGGCGACACCCTCGCGCGAAGACGACTGA
- a CDS encoding amidohydrolase family protein has translation MPKLKLPDIEKVTAIDIHTHAEEPCGMHGDDGYDDFQAQMADYFKSPHKHPPTVPETAAYYRAKNIAAVIFPVDAERETGFRRYKNEEMLEIASDHLDVLIPFVSIDPHKGKLGVREARKLIEDYGVRGFKFHPTMQGFYANDRMAYPLYEAINEGGAIALFHTGQTGVGSGMPGGMGMRLKYSNPMYMDDVAADFPDLKIILAHPSFPWQEEALSVATHKPNVYIDLSGWSPKYFPPILVRYINSILQDKMLFGSDWPVITPDRWLADFAKLDIREEIRPKVLKANARKILGI, from the coding sequence ATGCCCAAGCTCAAACTGCCCGACATCGAAAAGGTCACAGCGATCGACATCCACACCCATGCCGAGGAGCCGTGCGGCATGCATGGCGACGACGGCTATGACGATTTCCAGGCGCAGATGGCCGACTATTTCAAGTCGCCGCACAAGCATCCGCCGACCGTGCCGGAGACCGCGGCCTATTACCGCGCCAAGAACATCGCCGCGGTGATCTTCCCGGTCGACGCCGAACGTGAGACCGGTTTCCGCCGGTACAAGAATGAGGAGATGCTGGAGATCGCCTCCGACCATCTCGACGTTCTGATCCCGTTCGTCTCGATCGACCCGCACAAGGGCAAGCTCGGCGTCCGCGAGGCGCGCAAGCTGATCGAGGACTACGGCGTGCGCGGCTTCAAATTCCATCCGACCATGCAGGGCTTCTACGCCAACGACCGCATGGCCTATCCGCTCTATGAGGCGATCAACGAGGGCGGCGCGATCGCGCTGTTCCATACCGGCCAGACCGGCGTCGGCTCGGGCATGCCGGGCGGCATGGGGATGCGGCTGAAATACTCCAACCCGATGTACATGGACGATGTCGCGGCCGATTTTCCCGACCTCAAGATCATCCTCGCGCATCCCTCCTTCCCCTGGCAGGAAGAGGCGCTGTCGGTCGCGACCCACAAGCCGAATGTCTATATCGACCTGTCCGGCTGGTCGCCGAAATATTTCCCGCCGATCCTGGTGCGCTACATCAACTCGATTTTGCAGGACAAGATGCTGTTCGGCTCGGACTGGCCGGTCATCACGCCGGACCGCTGGCTCGCCGACTTCGCCAAGCTCGATATCCGCGAGGAGATCCGGCCAAAGGTCCTGAAGGCCAACGCGCGCAAGATTTTGGGGATCTAA
- the wrbA gene encoding NAD(P)H:quinone oxidoreductase, which translates to MAKVLVLYYSAYGHIEAMANAVAEGAREAGATVDIKRVPELVPAEVAKASYYKLDQPAPIAKIDDLPNYDAIIVGTGTRFGRMASQMANFLDQAGGLWARGALNGKVGGAFTSSATQHGGQETTLFSIITNLLHFGMTVIGLNYGFAGQMKLDEVTGGAPYGATTITGGDGSRQPSENELAGARYQGRAIAEAARKLHG; encoded by the coding sequence ATGGCCAAGGTTCTCGTCCTCTATTACTCCGCCTACGGTCACATCGAAGCGATGGCCAATGCCGTCGCGGAAGGCGCGCGCGAAGCCGGCGCCACCGTCGATATCAAGCGCGTGCCCGAGCTCGTGCCGGCCGAAGTCGCGAAAGCCTCGTACTACAAGCTTGACCAGCCCGCGCCGATCGCCAAGATCGACGACCTCCCCAATTACGATGCCATCATCGTCGGCACCGGCACCCGCTTCGGCCGCATGGCTTCGCAGATGGCCAACTTCCTCGACCAGGCCGGCGGGCTCTGGGCCCGGGGCGCGCTGAACGGCAAGGTCGGCGGCGCCTTCACCTCGAGCGCGACCCAGCATGGCGGCCAGGAAACCACGCTGTTCTCGATCATCACCAACCTCTTGCATTTCGGCATGACGGTGATCGGCCTGAACTACGGCTTCGCCGGACAGATGAAGCTCGACGAAGTCACCGGCGGCGCACCGTACGGCGCCACGACGATCACCGGCGGCGACGGCAGCCGCCAGCCCAGCGAGAACGAACTCGCCGGCGCCCGCTATCAGGGCCGCGCGATCGCGGAAGCCGCCAGGAAACTGCACGGCTAA
- a CDS encoding YbaK/EbsC family protein has translation MSLASVRAFFAEKAPDISVIESAVSSATVALAAEAYGVEPARIAKTLSLRVGDRVVLIVAAGTSRMDNKKVKATFGGKPKMLGLDEVADITGHEVGGVCPFGLKTPLPVYCDVSLKAFDVVVPAAGSTHSAVRITPDRMAELTAAKWVDVCEVRSQTEVSA, from the coding sequence ATGAGTCTCGCCTCCGTCCGCGCCTTCTTCGCCGAGAAGGCGCCAGATATCTCCGTGATCGAATCCGCTGTGAGCTCTGCGACCGTCGCGCTGGCCGCAGAGGCCTATGGCGTCGAGCCGGCACGGATCGCCAAGACGCTGAGCCTGCGGGTCGGCGATCGCGTCGTGCTGATCGTCGCCGCCGGCACGTCGCGGATGGACAACAAGAAGGTGAAGGCAACCTTCGGCGGCAAGCCGAAGATGCTCGGCCTCGACGAGGTTGCCGACATCACCGGCCACGAAGTCGGCGGCGTCTGCCCGTTCGGCCTGAAGACGCCGCTGCCGGTGTATTGCGATGTGTCGCTGAAGGCATTCGACGTCGTGGTGCCGGCCGCAGGCTCGACCCACAGCGCGGTGCGCATCACGCCCGACCGGATGGCCGAGCTGACCGCGGCCAAATGGGTCGACGTCTGCGAAGTCAGGTCTCAGACAGAAGTCAGTGCGTAG
- a CDS encoding cupin-like domain-containing protein, producing MTTGKIFANWDDNHSRLWSHRPIRLEHTMHKQPAFSMDDLAKLIEHYPREHCSLVKTGAKGSSRVWREGEIGRLRGHQVIEAISRGGLWLNLRNVTAIDRRYRDMIERMFGEIAAKVPGFDAPTHQAGILISSPDAQVYYHADLPGQGLIQIAGRKRVYIYPSTQPFIRPEHLENIALFDVEVDIPYEPWYDWHAQVIDLEPGQMLNWPLNAPHRVENLDTVNISMTISYVNDDIRRAQILHLANGMLRHRFGYTPRSRSIRGPTFFAKQVMQKLLRDGKWVKRERAVRRAIDFRLDESDLGKIVDLPKAALEAA from the coding sequence ATGACGACGGGCAAGATCTTTGCGAATTGGGATGACAACCATTCCAGGCTCTGGAGCCATCGGCCGATCCGGCTCGAGCACACCATGCACAAGCAGCCGGCGTTCTCGATGGACGATCTCGCCAAGCTGATCGAGCACTATCCGCGCGAGCATTGCAGCCTGGTCAAGACCGGCGCCAAGGGATCGAGCCGGGTCTGGCGCGAGGGCGAGATCGGCAGGCTGCGCGGCCATCAGGTGATCGAGGCGATTTCGCGCGGCGGCCTGTGGCTGAACCTGCGCAACGTCACCGCGATCGATCGCCGCTACCGCGACATGATCGAGCGGATGTTCGGCGAGATCGCAGCCAAGGTTCCCGGTTTCGATGCGCCGACCCATCAGGCCGGCATCCTGATTTCGTCGCCCGATGCACAGGTCTATTACCACGCCGATCTGCCGGGGCAGGGCTTGATCCAGATCGCCGGCCGCAAGCGGGTCTACATCTATCCCAGCACGCAGCCGTTCATCCGGCCTGAGCATCTCGAGAACATCGCGCTGTTCGACGTCGAGGTCGATATCCCCTATGAGCCCTGGTACGACTGGCATGCGCAGGTGATCGATCTCGAACCCGGCCAGATGCTGAACTGGCCGCTCAATGCGCCGCACCGCGTCGAGAACCTCGATACCGTCAACATCTCGATGACGATCTCCTATGTGAACGACGACATCCGCCGCGCCCAGATCCTGCATCTCGCCAACGGCATGCTGCGTCATCGCTTCGGCTACACGCCGCGCAGCCGCAGCATCCGCGGCCCGACTTTCTTCGCCAAGCAGGTGATGCAGAAGCTTCTGCGCGACGGCAAATGGGTGAAGCGCGAACGCGCCGTTCGGCGCGCGATCGACTTCCGCCTCGACGAGAGCGATCTCGGCAAGATCGTCGACCTGCCCAAGGCGGCGTTGGAGGCGGCCTAA
- a CDS encoding LysR family transcriptional regulator gives MSKLPDFEALAIFAKVVELRSFAAAATELSLSKATVSKAVSRLEERLGARLFNRTSRRLALTDAGQKLSERAARLLADGEAAESEALAQSTTPRGLVRLAVPMSFGIKTVAPLLPEFMEAYPEVAIDLHLSDATVDLIGEGFDAGLRIARLPDSSLIARRLCGMPRYTVAAPSYLKRHGRPTHPMHLAEHKCFGYAYLSTQGVWHYTNASGERASVRPAGQLRVNNGEAVMPALLAGLGIADLPDFIVGEAIARGEVEVILKGWKQPEGSVHLVTPPGGPRPARVEVLADFLASHFAKGRAQRK, from the coding sequence ATGTCGAAACTGCCGGACTTCGAGGCGCTCGCGATCTTCGCAAAAGTCGTGGAATTACGGTCGTTTGCGGCGGCGGCGACCGAGCTCTCGCTGTCCAAGGCGACGGTCTCGAAGGCGGTCAGCCGGCTGGAGGAGCGGCTCGGCGCGCGGCTGTTCAACCGCACCTCGCGGCGGCTGGCGCTGACCGATGCCGGTCAGAAATTGTCGGAGCGCGCCGCGCGGCTGCTGGCCGACGGCGAGGCCGCCGAAAGCGAGGCGCTGGCGCAATCGACCACGCCGCGTGGCCTGGTGCGGCTCGCCGTGCCGATGAGTTTCGGCATCAAGACCGTGGCGCCGCTGCTGCCGGAATTCATGGAGGCCTATCCGGAGGTCGCGATCGATCTGCATCTGAGCGACGCCACGGTCGATCTGATCGGCGAAGGCTTTGATGCCGGCCTGCGCATCGCGCGGCTGCCGGATTCCTCACTGATCGCGCGGCGGCTGTGCGGCATGCCGCGCTATACGGTGGCGGCGCCGTCCTATCTGAAGCGCCACGGCCGGCCGACCCATCCGATGCATCTCGCCGAGCACAAATGCTTCGGCTACGCCTATCTCTCGACCCAAGGCGTCTGGCACTACACCAATGCGTCGGGCGAACGGGCGAGCGTGCGTCCCGCCGGCCAATTGCGGGTCAACAATGGCGAGGCCGTGATGCCCGCGCTGCTCGCCGGCCTCGGCATCGCCGATTTGCCCGACTTCATCGTCGGCGAGGCGATCGCGCGCGGCGAGGTCGAAGTGATCCTGAAAGGCTGGAAGCAGCCCGAAGGCTCCGTGCATCTCGTCACCCCGCCCGGCGGCCCGCGCCCCGCCCGTGTCGAGGTGCTGGCGGATTTCCTCGCCAGCCATTTCGCCAAAGGCCGCGCCCAGCGGAAATAG